The following proteins come from a genomic window of Megalobrama amblycephala isolate DHTTF-2021 linkage group LG1, ASM1881202v1, whole genome shotgun sequence:
- the LOC125280121 gene encoding uncharacterized protein LOC125280121, whose product MRMAAASSPYSRPTPTKLMCVNNRTNHRAKTYEVSKNKTEIGSFKTTTISALTNGDRAFIAAVDGGTPLFEKGEAYIIKNHTLSLKFGRECIFLGPGAKKFKTAPFTVPEAAEKKATDLLSPPTALVTGEEDDLFTRGGFISLKGEIEKLQVIRMTRVTDGEVPIRDLSLRCGQKCFEVSLWRDEALHEMSLGDQVEISHLKATLKPAAKFNSSSYTTVEKAELQTVEEVVTIVGVSAEDGGAMVLLSDTYDEYSVPEEISMDIGADELPIMLKLSHNKYIVQHIELLGDAMEGEMFE is encoded by the exons ATGAG AATGGCAGCTGCAAGCTCTCCATACAGCAGGCCCACTCCCACCAAGCTCATGTGTGTGAACAATCGCACAAACCACCGTGCGAAGACCTATGAGGTCTCCAAAAACAAAACTGAGATCGGGTCATTTAAAACGACCACTATAAGTGCTCTCACCAATGGTGACAGAGCATTTATTGCGGCAGTTGATGGAGGCACCCCACTTTTTGAGAAGGGGGAGGCCTATATTATAAAAAATCACACCTTGTCCTTAAAATTCGGTCGGGAGTGTATTTTTCTTGGCCCTGGGGCAAAGAAATTTAAAACAGCACCTTTCACCGTGCCAGAGGCAGCGGAGAAGAAGGCGACGGATCTCCTCAGTCCTCCAACAGCCCTCGTGACAGGGGAAGAGGACGACCTTTTCACAAGGGGAGGATTCATCTCCCTGAAAGGAGAAATAGAAAAA TTGCAGGTAATCAGGATGACACGGGTGACCGATGGGGAGGTCCCCATCAGAGACCTGTCTCTGAGGTGTGGCCAGAAGTGCTTCGAGGTCTCCCTCTGGCGTGATGAGGCCCTTCATGAGATGAGTTTGGGAGATCAGGTTGAGATTTCACATCTCAAGGCAACACTcaaacctgctgccaaatttAACTCCTCGAGCTATACAACTGTGGAG AAGGCTGAACTTCAAACTGTCGAGGAGGTGGTCACCATTGTAGGTGTCTCGGCAGAAGATGGAGGTGCCATGGTGCTTCTCTCCGACACCTATGATGAGTACAGTGTCCCAGAAGAAATATCAATGGACATTGGTGCTGATGAGCTCCCCATAATGTTAAAATTGTCTcacaataaatatattgtgCAACATATTGAACTGTTGGGGGATGCCATGGAGGGTGAAATGTTTGAGTAA